From Brassica rapa cultivar Chiifu-401-42 chromosome A06, CAAS_Brap_v3.01, whole genome shotgun sequence:
atcctTAATTTTATGATACTCCAAATATTATCTCTCACTATACgccaaatatatatttgatccTGAACTTACAAGACAAATACAcgcaaaacaaataaaactaacTTATAAATAGCGTTTTCCATCATTAACGTCTGTTCACAAATCGTGTCACCGAATACCAAAAAGGAAACGCAAACGCGACATCTCTGCTTCTCTCTCAAACTCTGATTCTCTCGTCCATGGCGGACATCGACATCACCACCGGAAACGAGCCGCTGATCAACCGCGAGAACAACAGAAACAAAGTCTTTAACCGCTGCGTCTCGCACCAGCAAGACGAGCTACAGAGCTTCCGTAAATACCTGAGATGGATGTGCGTGGACCACTCGAGTCCATGGACTGCGATCCTCTCGTGGACCATGTTCGTCGTCTTCACGCTCGTGGTTCCAGCGATCTCTCACTTCCTCCTCGCTTGCGCTGACTGCGACAGTTATCATTCAAGACCGTACGACTCCGTCGTACAGCTGTCTCTAAGCAGCGTCGCCGCCGTCTCTTTTCTCTGCCTCACTAGATTCGTTAGCAAGTACGGTCTCCGACGGTTCCTCTTCTTCGATAAGTTATGGGACGAGAGCGAAACCGTACGCAGAAACTACACCAATCAACTCAATgtgagtttataaaaaaaattaaatttatttttttagtttctaCCGTTTCTTCGaattcataaaataaattattacagAACTGAACTGGTAAAAGACAAATCTGTTGTGTTCTGTTAGAAAATTTTGGATCGTACTTCGTCCAGATCATGTCGGAGTATGTTGAAGCTAAACTACAATAAATCTTTTTTCGCTAATGGTGTAAAGTGTTAAACAAGTAATCTCTGccacataaaaaaataaagttgaaAACATCAATTATTGTAGAATTTAATTTTCTAATGGCAGGCAAATAAAGTGTACAAAGAATATGGACaagatggacaaaaaaataatagaacAAATGAAAAGATAGGGGGAAGAATCATCATGATTCATGAATATTATAAAGTTAGGAAACTACTCGACGCATCTTTAAGGGTTGAGTATcgtaaacaaaagaaaatataattattatacgaTTGTGATTTTCTTCCTTAACTTTTTAGGAAAATAGCCTATTCCCTTATAAATCATACATGAAATGTTGATTAAGACAATACATACAtaaaatctttaaatatttaaacttgTTACCTATTCTTTTGCAATATGATCAATTTTATCAAAATCATAAACAATACTAATTTTACGTTAACAGTAAAACACCGGTTTAATCTGACTTAAAattgatttaactattttttagtttattggTGAGATCATATGACGTCACTTTGATGTTTTATTAAACCAACATTCCACATGTTACTCAAGTCAgcaaaatttaaacaaatttacAGTTTTGATAATATCATATAGCAAATTCAATATTTAGGTGGTTCATGTATTGTGACATTAATCAAGTCCAGAACTTTGGTGAATTCTCTGTAGTTGATTTACCATATTACTTATTCCACAAGCATTATCATCtgaatcaaaaatttattaaatgtgCTTTGCTTTTGCAGACGTCGCTTCATATTGTCTCCTACTTCGTGATCCCTTGTTTCTTAGCAATGAGTGCTTACAAAATATGGTGGTACGCTTCAGGTGGATCTCAAATACCGTTTTTAGGAAACGTTATCTTAAGCGATACAGTCGCTTGTGTTATGGAGCTTTGTTCTTGGCTTTACCGAACAACCGTAATCTTCCTTGTCTGTGTTCTCTTCCGTCTCATTTGCCATCTTCAGATCCTTCGCCTACAGGACTTTGCTAAGCTCTTTCAGATTGATTCAGATGTTGGTTCTATCTTGTCTGAACATCTTCGTATCAGACGTCATCTCAGAATCATCAGCCATAGATATCGTTCTTTCATTCTATGCTTGTTGGTTCTTGTCACTGGAAGTCAGTTTTCTTCTCTGCTTATTACTACCAAAGCTTACACTGAAGTTAATATGTACAGAGCTGGAGAACTCGCAGTAAGTTTCATTTACTCAATCTGAGATTTTGGAAGATAGAAATATTTATGAGttaatcttaattaaaaaaatcgcAATTTGGGGGTCATGTGACTATGATAGCTCTTAAATTTTAGGGGACAACACGAATGTTTCATCCGGTTGTGGTTAAAACCCGCCATAATCACTCACTATAGTAATGTTTGTTTCTGAATATACCTATTTAAAGAAACTCATTTTGTGTGCCTTTTTTATCTTCAGCTTTGTTCAATGACATTGGTCACTGCATTGCTCATACTATTACGAAGTGCGTCAAAGATCACACACAAGGCTCAAGCCGTGACATGCTTAGCTGCAAAATGGCATGTATGCGCAACGTTAGAATCTTTTGAGATAGCAGATGGAGAGACTCCAACTTTGGTTGCTAGAAACAGCAATAACAATAAAGGCAATGATGTTATCACGTTAGCAGAATCAGATAGTGATGATTATGGTGACGAAGAAGATGATCTAGACAACAATAACATCATTCCTGCTTATGCTTTCAGTACCATCTCATTCCAGAAACGACAAGCTCTAggtaaattaaacaaaatagaTATTCTGCAATGCCTTTTGTATTAATGGTCTCTTACTTAACTATGTCTGGTtggatttattttgtttgtttgtagtGAGTTACTTCGAGAATAACAGAGCAGGAATCACAGTTTATGGATTTACACTTGATAGAGGTACACTCCATACAATTTTCGGACTTGAATTGTCTCTTGTTCTCTGGCTTCTTGGTAAAACCATTGGCATTTCTTGAATCTCTTATCTGGGATCATCAAGAATGTTTTGGCACTATAATcactttcaaattattttttcctttatttatttttactgtGAATTGGTTATATGTGCTTTAAATATCTAAGTATTCTTATTGTTATAGAGTTTATGTTATTGTAAATtagattcaaaataaaaaagttctcttttccttttctaCATTTCATACTGTCTTTTAAATTCTGCAAATGATTTTGTACTTAtaggaaaataaatataaatttatgctTAGTATCTTGCATTACAATTACATCATGTGTACTAGATGCTGTAGGAATTTATAAGAGTACAGTCAAGGAGTTGTCTAACAAGAGTGAGTGACGTAGAAAAACAACAACTGAATCATTCACTAATTAAGCTCAGAGAGATTATTAAACAGAGGACAAAGCTCCAGTAATCATCACTTACTATGTAATATACTTGATCCATCAACATCTTTGCTCGGATCTTCTTTGTTCTCTACTTCCGGACGATTACGAGTCTCTGAGTGAGACACCGGTTCTGAAGGATCATCACACTCAGCATCCTTCCCTACAAGACCTTGTGATCATTGTTAGTATCAACTGCTTGATGCATAGAAGCATATTCAGCTTCAACCGTTTGACTTATAGTCGCTGCATTTTCAGCTTCAAACGTTTGACTTACAGTTGCTGCATCTTCAGCTTCAACTGTTTGACTTGTATCTGCTGCATCTTAAGTTTGACTTATAGCTACTGCACCTTCAGCCGAACTTATATTCGCATTGGCAAAGAAGAAGGAATTGTTCCCCCTGGAGGCGATATTCGCCAACACATTCTTCTTCGACTAAAGCATATCTTGAAATGCATTAGCCTTTATCTCTCAAGAGAACCGGCTATTAGACAAATACAAAGATCTCAACGAAGTAAGCCTCTTAACCTGTGGCATTAGGCCATTAAAATCATTGTTCATTAGAATCATGGTTGGTAGATTCTTCGTAGGAACCAATTGATCGAGGTTTAACATCCTGGTTAAGCTCATTCCCTCAAGTTGTAAACCCCAAACGTAGTTGCATGCTACAAAGAACACCGAACCAGTTGGCGTTGTTTCCTTGACGTGGTGATGTTGATGGATCCCAACTATTAAACGCTGAACCATTTGCTAATGTATCTTTGAATATGTCATTTGCTTTTGTCAAACCCAAGTTTTTTTTATCCGTCTATAGATGATTTATGTTGGTGTTAAAAAATTCAAGAATTAGTTATAAGTTGGTGGTGATTATGTATGATATCTGAACTAATTAAACAGTACTAGCTTATCTTTTCTTGGCCTGGATATGTCACATGAATCAAACTATCATgtataatgatatttttgttttctacgCA
This genomic window contains:
- the LOC103871333 gene encoding uncharacterized protein LOC103871333, producing MADIDITTGNEPLINRENNRNKVFNRCVSHQQDELQSFRKYLRWMCVDHSSPWTAILSWTMFVVFTLVVPAISHFLLACADCDSYHSRPYDSVVQLSLSSVAAVSFLCLTRFVSKYGLRRFLFFDKLWDESETVRRNYTNQLNTSLHIVSYFVIPCFLAMSAYKIWWYASGGSQIPFLGNVILSDTVACVMELCSWLYRTTVIFLVCVLFRLICHLQILRLQDFAKLFQIDSDVGSILSEHLRIRRHLRIISHRYRSFILCLLVLVTGSQFSSLLITTKAYTEVNMYRAGELALCSMTLVTALLILLRSASKITHKAQAVTCLAAKWHVCATLESFEIADGETPTLVARNSNNNKGNDVITLAESDSDDYGDEEDDLDNNNIIPAYAFSTISFQKRQALVSYFENNRAGITVYGFTLDRGTLHTIFGLELSLVLWLLGKTIGIS